From Bacteroidales bacterium, the proteins below share one genomic window:
- a CDS encoding [FeFe] hydrogenase, group A produces MINLKINDIPVTVEEGATILDAAKKANFKVPTLCNHSDLCVAGNCRVCVVEQVGARNLQASCAVPAAEGMEILTSSAKVRRARKNIIELLLSEHRTDCTKCYKNGKCELQDLATEYAVGDNVYIDLVQFNDYSVDLSSPSIMKDDSKCIRCQRCVRTCAEMQQVAAIAVANKGSKQKISTFFDKPMANVVCTNCGQCIIRCPTGALVERNSIDEVFDAIYDPDKHVVVQTAPAVRIALGEDLDFEPGERVTGKLVTSLKLLGFDSVLDTDFTADLTIMEEGTELLTRLKKALVDGDKDVALPMTTSCSPGWVKFIEHKFPQLLSNVSTCKSPQQMFGALAKTYYAQKRNLDPSKIVSVSIMPCTAKKYEANRPEMRDSGYKDVDYVLTTRELARMIKQAGIDFKSLEDNKYDSIMGDSTGAAVIFGATGGVMEAALRTAYEIVTGKEVPFKNLNITPVRGMEGVKEASVKIEGCVEDWKFLEGVELKVAIAHGLVNANNVLQAVKSGKADYHFIEVMACPGGCLGGGGQPIPTSLEIRNKRTAAIYEEDMNMPFRKSHENPEVKLIYEDFLGEPLGHKSHELLHTHYTEREAY; encoded by the coding sequence ATGATAAATTTAAAAATAAATGATATTCCGGTTACTGTAGAAGAAGGTGCCACAATATTAGATGCTGCAAAAAAGGCAAATTTTAAGGTTCCTACCCTGTGTAACCACAGCGATTTATGTGTAGCCGGTAATTGCCGGGTTTGTGTGGTTGAACAGGTTGGTGCAAGAAATCTTCAGGCTTCATGTGCTGTACCTGCAGCTGAAGGCATGGAAATTTTAACAAGCAGTGCAAAAGTAAGAAGAGCCCGAAAAAATATTATTGAATTATTGCTTTCGGAACACAGAACAGATTGTACTAAATGTTATAAAAACGGAAAATGCGAACTTCAAGATTTAGCTACAGAATATGCAGTTGGTGATAATGTGTATATTGATCTTGTTCAATTTAATGATTATTCTGTTGATTTGTCTTCCCCTTCAATTATGAAAGACGACAGCAAATGTATCAGATGTCAGCGTTGTGTAAGGACATGTGCCGAAATGCAACAGGTTGCCGCTATTGCTGTTGCTAATAAAGGCAGCAAACAAAAAATATCTACTTTCTTCGATAAACCAATGGCCAATGTAGTGTGTACTAACTGCGGGCAATGTATTATTCGTTGTCCTACAGGAGCCCTCGTTGAAAGAAATTCCATTGATGAAGTGTTTGATGCAATTTATGATCCGGATAAACACGTTGTAGTTCAAACTGCTCCGGCTGTTCGTATTGCTTTAGGTGAAGACCTTGATTTTGAACCGGGTGAAAGAGTTACGGGAAAATTAGTAACGTCTTTAAAACTTCTTGGTTTTGATTCAGTTCTTGACACTGATTTTACTGCCGACCTCACTATTATGGAAGAAGGCACAGAATTACTTACACGTTTAAAGAAAGCATTAGTTGACGGAGATAAAGATGTTGCATTACCAATGACTACTTCTTGCTCTCCGGGCTGGGTTAAATTTATTGAGCATAAATTTCCACAGTTACTTTCTAATGTATCAACATGTAAATCACCGCAACAAATGTTCGGTGCATTAGCTAAAACTTATTATGCACAAAAAAGAAATCTTGATCCTTCAAAAATTGTTTCTGTTTCAATTATGCCTTGTACTGCTAAAAAATATGAGGCTAATCGTCCGGAGATGAGAGACAGCGGATATAAAGATGTTGATTATGTACTTACTACAAGAGAACTTGCCAGAATGATTAAACAGGCAGGTATTGATTTTAAATCACTGGAAGATAATAAGTATGACAGTATTATGGGAGATTCAACCGGTGCTGCCGTTATCTTTGGTGCCACAGGAGGAGTTATGGAAGCAGCTTTAAGAACTGCTTATGAAATTGTAACCGGTAAAGAAGTTCCTTTTAAAAACCTTAATATTACTCCGGTTAGAGGTATGGAAGGCGTTAAAGAAGCTTCTGTTAAAATTGAAGGTTGTGTTGAAGACTGGAAATTCCTTGAAGGTGTTGAGTTGAAAGTTGCAATTGCTCACGGTTTAGTTAATGCAAATAATGTTCTGCAAGCAGTAAAAAGCGGTAAAGCCGACTATCATTTTATTGAAGTAATGGCTTGCCCCGGAGGATGTTTGGGAGGAGGAGGACAACCTATCCCAACCAGTTTGGAAATACGAAACAAACGTACTGCAGCAATTTATGAAGAAGACATGAATATGCCTTTCAGGAAATCTCATGAAAATCCTGAAGTTAAACTGATTTACGAAGATTTTCTCGGAGAACCTCTTGGTCATAAATCCCACGAACTTCTTCATACACATTACACAGAACGAGAAGCATATTAA
- a CDS encoding (2Fe-2S)-binding protein: MEQRIVNIKIDGKEFQAIEGQSLIEAAKNNGFHIPTLCHFKEIYPPLGTCRVCTVNINGKPDTACTRKVFDGMDVEVNSPEVLDNRKAIVEMLFAEGNHFCPGCAKSGDCELQRMGYEMGVAYTRFPHLFEERPRDFKSDRIFMEHNRCILCRRCVHEVKTHKGENVFYFQNRGHNMLVGIDYEKEKELTDEEVIRAADLCPVGAIIAKGKTIAKPFGDRRFDADQNIKWIEGKELDIKIPKDSKKKIVATTSLAGCFGCHMSLLDIDLGILDVLELVEFNKSPLTDIKKFTKQCDIGIIEGGVANSDNYEVLIEFRKKCKVIVALGECAVWGGIPAMRNTIPLKDCLEEAYLNSISSENDENIIPYHEDIPKLLDKVYSIKDIIKIDYYIPGCPPNAEHIWKVVKNVLFGAEEKVSYTEFKYD, from the coding sequence ATGGAACAAAGAATAGTAAACATAAAAATAGACGGCAAAGAATTTCAGGCAATTGAAGGACAATCATTAATTGAAGCTGCAAAAAATAACGGTTTCCATATTCCTACTTTATGTCACTTCAAAGAGATATATCCGCCACTCGGTACTTGCAGAGTTTGTACTGTAAATATTAACGGCAAACCTGATACTGCTTGTACCAGAAAAGTATTTGACGGAATGGATGTTGAAGTTAATTCACCTGAAGTTTTGGATAACAGAAAAGCAATTGTTGAAATGCTTTTTGCTGAAGGTAATCACTTCTGCCCCGGTTGTGCAAAAAGCGGTGACTGCGAATTACAAAGAATGGGTTATGAAATGGGGGTTGCTTATACTCGTTTCCCGCATCTTTTTGAAGAAAGGCCGCGAGACTTCAAATCAGACAGGATATTCATGGAACATAACCGATGTATCTTATGCAGAAGATGTGTTCATGAAGTTAAAACACATAAAGGCGAAAATGTTTTCTATTTCCAAAACAGAGGACATAATATGCTGGTTGGTATTGATTATGAAAAAGAAAAAGAACTTACTGATGAAGAAGTAATAAGAGCAGCTGATCTTTGTCCGGTAGGAGCAATTATTGCAAAAGGAAAAACAATTGCAAAACCGTTCGGCGACCGAAGATTTGATGCAGACCAAAATATAAAATGGATAGAAGGTAAAGAATTAGATATTAAAATCCCTAAAGACAGTAAGAAAAAAATCGTTGCAACAACCTCTTTGGCAGGTTGTTTCGGATGTCATATGTCATTGCTTGATATTGATCTCGGGATTCTTGATGTTCTTGAACTTGTTGAGTTTAACAAGTCTCCGTTAACTGATATAAAAAAATTCACGAAACAATGTGATATTGGTATTATTGAAGGTGGTGTTGCAAACTCTGATAACTATGAAGTATTAATAGAATTCAGAAAAAAATGTAAAGTAATTGTTGCTCTTGGTGAATGTGCTGTTTGGGGAGGCATCCCGGCAATGAGAAATACAATACCGCTAAAAGATTGTTTAGAGGAAGCATATTTAAATTCAATTTCCAGCGAAAATGATGAAAATATTATTCCCTATCATGAAGATATACCTAAACTTTTAGATAAAGTTTATTCAATTAAAGATATAATTAAAATTGATTATTATATACCCGGATGTCCTCCGAATGCAGAACATATCTGGAAAGTAGTTAAAAATGTACTGTTTGGAGCAGAAGAAAAAGTATCATATACTGAATTTAAATATGATTAA
- the hydG gene encoding [FeFe] hydrogenase H-cluster radical SAM maturase HydG translates to MKFTPEKYNIPDEPMKPFIDPQEIQKILDEEKSDKGKIKEIIEKSLNKNRLTLQETAALVNTTDPELIEQIKEGAKTLKNTVYGNRIVLFAPLYIGNKCSNNCTYCGFRSTNTDAVRKTLNDDEIIKEIEALEDNGQKRLILVYGDHDQYNPEFIARTVKIAYNVKKGNGEIRRVNINAAPLDINGFRIIKEAGIGTYQVFQETYHPEAYKTYHLRGKKADYNYRLTSLDRAQEAGLDDVGIGALFGLYNWKYEVLGLVRHTNHFEACYNVGPHTISFPRIKDASMLQMGNKYFVDDNDFAKLIAILRLAVPYTGMILTARESKEIRDEVIHFGVSQIDGGTKLELGSYSKNLNEDQDLNKGQFRINDSRSLNEIIDELLDKGMLPSFCTACYRLGRTGEHFMEFSVPGFIKRYCTPNAILTLAEYLWDYATEKTAIKGWKVIEKNIEELNDESTKNKIREKLNLMKNGKRDLYF, encoded by the coding sequence ATGAAATTCACACCTGAAAAATACAATATTCCTGATGAACCAATGAAACCGTTTATTGATCCGCAGGAAATACAAAAAATTCTTGATGAAGAGAAATCTGATAAAGGAAAGATAAAAGAAATTATTGAAAAATCCTTAAATAAAAACAGGCTCACATTACAGGAAACAGCAGCTCTTGTAAATACAACAGACCCTGAACTGATTGAGCAAATTAAAGAAGGTGCCAAAACATTGAAAAATACTGTATACGGCAATCGTATTGTTTTATTTGCTCCTTTATATATCGGAAATAAATGCTCTAATAATTGTACTTATTGCGGTTTCAGATCAACTAATACAGATGCTGTAAGAAAAACTCTTAATGATGATGAAATCATCAAGGAAATTGAGGCACTGGAAGATAACGGGCAGAAAAGGCTTATTTTGGTTTATGGCGATCATGATCAATACAATCCTGAATTTATTGCCCGTACTGTAAAGATTGCTTATAATGTAAAAAAAGGAAACGGCGAAATAAGAAGAGTAAATATTAATGCAGCACCCTTAGATATTAACGGATTTCGTATTATAAAAGAAGCAGGAATCGGTACTTATCAGGTTTTTCAGGAAACATATCATCCTGAAGCATATAAAACATATCATTTAAGAGGTAAAAAAGCAGATTATAATTATCGGCTTACTTCTTTAGACAGGGCACAGGAAGCAGGATTAGATGATGTAGGTATAGGAGCTTTATTCGGCCTGTACAATTGGAAATATGAAGTACTCGGATTGGTAAGACATACTAATCATTTTGAAGCTTGTTATAATGTAGGGCCTCACACTATTTCTTTCCCGCGTATCAAAGATGCTTCTATGCTTCAAATGGGTAATAAATACTTTGTAGATGATAATGATTTTGCAAAATTAATTGCAATATTAAGACTTGCTGTTCCATATACGGGAATGATTTTAACTGCACGTGAATCCAAAGAGATACGTGATGAAGTTATTCATTTCGGTGTTTCACAAATTGACGGAGGCACAAAACTGGAGCTGGGAAGCTACTCAAAAAATTTGAATGAAGATCAAGACTTAAACAAGGGGCAGTTCAGAATAAATGACAGCCGTTCATTAAATGAAATTATTGATGAATTACTTGACAAGGGAATGTTACCTTCATTTTGCACAGCTTGCTATCGTTTGGGGCGCACAGGAGAACATTTTATGGAGTTTTCGGTTCCGGGATTTATTAAAAGATACTGTACTCCGAATGCTATACTTACACTTGCAGAATATCTGTGGGATTATGCAACGGAAAAAACAGCAATTAAGGGATGGAAAGTGATTGAAAAAAATATTGAAGAATTGAATGACGAAAGTACAAAAAATAAAATCCGCGAAAAATTAAACCTTATGAAAAACGGTAAAAGAGATTTGTATTTTTAA
- a CDS encoding Ni/Fe hydrogenase subunit alpha — MGKKIVIDPVTRVEGHGKVTIQLDDKGNVKDSKFHIVEFRGFEKFIQGHPYWQAPLVVQRLCGICPVSHHLAAAKAIDQIVGINPEDLSPTASKIRKLLHYGQVFQSHALHFFYLAAPDLLFGVDAPPEKRNVVAVAQEHTELAKKGILMRKFGQEIIKATAGKKIHGIAAIPGGVHKNLRQNEINYFLDGKEIPNVDTMIEWSIEVIDFMKNYHKEHAVWLDTFAAHPSGHLGLVSKDGKGTLEFYDGQLRAIDSEGNITLNDIPDFQYSDYFNEDVERWSYLKFPYIKHLGREKGFNRVGPLARMNVCKSIDSPFAEKERKEFKAYTNDKPNNMTMHTHYARLIETLHAAEKMKELLNDVDIMGDELVREGVRKNEGIGVIEAPRGTLMHHYKVDDRGKIEKCNLIVSTTHNNDPMNKAVGWVAQNVIDKQEKITEGMLNQVEVAIRAYDPCLSCATHSMGKMPLQLSIINNDGELIDEKIKS, encoded by the coding sequence ATGGGTAAAAAAATAGTAATAGATCCCGTTACCAGAGTTGAAGGACACGGAAAAGTAACCATTCAACTTGATGATAAAGGTAACGTTAAAGATTCAAAATTTCATATTGTTGAATTCAGAGGTTTTGAAAAATTTATTCAAGGCCATCCTTATTGGCAAGCACCTTTGGTAGTACAAAGACTTTGCGGAATTTGCCCGGTAAGTCATCATTTAGCCGCAGCAAAAGCAATTGATCAAATTGTAGGAATTAATCCGGAAGATTTGTCTCCGACAGCATCAAAAATCAGAAAATTATTGCATTACGGACAAGTGTTTCAATCACACGCATTACATTTCTTTTATCTCGCAGCACCCGATCTTCTTTTTGGTGTTGATGCTCCGCCGGAGAAAAGAAATGTAGTTGCAGTTGCACAAGAACATACCGAACTTGCAAAAAAAGGTATATTAATGCGTAAATTCGGACAAGAAATAATCAAAGCAACTGCCGGTAAAAAAATTCACGGTATTGCTGCAATTCCGGGTGGTGTTCACAAAAATTTACGCCAAAACGAAATTAATTATTTCCTTGACGGAAAAGAAATTCCAAACGTTGATACTATGATTGAATGGTCAATTGAAGTAATTGATTTTATGAAAAATTATCATAAAGAACATGCTGTATGGTTAGATACATTTGCAGCACATCCTTCCGGACATTTGGGATTGGTCTCAAAAGACGGAAAAGGAACATTGGAATTTTATGACGGACAATTAAGAGCCATTGACAGTGAAGGTAATATCACTTTAAATGATATTCCTGATTTTCAATATTCCGATTATTTTAATGAAGATGTTGAACGCTGGTCATATCTTAAATTTCCGTATATCAAACATCTCGGACGCGAAAAAGGTTTTAACAGAGTAGGTCCCCTCGCCAGAATGAATGTCTGTAAATCTATTGACTCACCCTTTGCAGAAAAAGAAAGAAAAGAATTTAAAGCATATACAAATGATAAGCCGAATAATATGACCATGCATACCCACTATGCTCGTTTAATTGAGACTTTGCATGCAGCTGAAAAAATGAAAGAACTTCTTAATGATGTTGATATTATGGGTGATGAATTAGTCAGAGAAGGAGTCAGAAAAAATGAAGGTATCGGTGTAATCGAAGCTCCGAGAGGTACTTTGATGCACCATTATAAAGTTGATGACAGAGGTAAAATTGAGAAATGTAATCTTATTGTTTCGACTACACATAACAATGACCCGATGAATAAAGCAGTAGGTTGGGTCGCTCAAAATGTTATTGATAAACAAGAAAAAATTACTGAAGGAATGTTAAACCAAGTTGAGGTTGCTATCAGAGCTTATGATCCTTGTTTAAGTTGTGCAACTCATTCTATGGGCAAAATGCCTTTGCAACTTTCAATTATTAATAATGACGGAGAATTAATTGATGAAAAAATTAAATCATAA
- a CDS encoding quinone-dependent dihydroorotate dehydrogenase has protein sequence MYKFFIRPLLFLFQPETIHHISIGLFKALKYIPFVKPFLRVFFWSEKKELSRELFGIKFKNPVGLAAGFDKNAEVFDILGSFGFAFIEIGTVTPLAQKGNPKPRLFRLKKDKALINRMGFNNYGLVNAVPKLKKRKSKIIIGGNIGKNTLTPNNKANHDYFRCFNDLYPYVDYFTVNVSCPNISDLHELQDKDALLELLEGIQKINYKKDKPKPVLLKISPDLNFTQIDDTLEIIKQTKLDGIVAVNTTTARKSLSYSEDYINKIGDGGLSGKPLKDRATEIIKYISEKTKGKLPIIGVGGIMNADDAIEKLEAGATLVQVYTGFIYEGPSIVKRINKAVMKIQ, from the coding sequence ATGTATAAATTTTTTATCAGACCTTTACTGTTTCTGTTTCAACCCGAAACTATTCATCATATATCAATCGGCTTATTTAAAGCATTAAAATATATTCCTTTTGTTAAACCCTTTTTAAGGGTTTTTTTTTGGTCTGAAAAAAAAGAACTTTCAAGAGAACTTTTTGGAATTAAATTCAAAAACCCTGTTGGTTTAGCAGCCGGATTTGATAAGAATGCTGAGGTTTTTGATATTCTCGGTAGTTTCGGTTTTGCTTTTATTGAAATAGGAACCGTAACTCCGTTGGCTCAAAAAGGAAATCCCAAACCCCGATTATTCAGACTTAAAAAAGACAAGGCATTGATTAACAGAATGGGTTTTAACAATTACGGACTTGTTAATGCTGTTCCAAAACTAAAAAAACGTAAGTCAAAAATTATTATCGGCGGTAATATCGGAAAAAATACCTTAACTCCTAATAATAAAGCAAATCATGATTATTTCAGATGTTTCAACGATTTATATCCTTATGTAGATTATTTTACTGTAAATGTAAGTTGTCCTAATATCAGTGATTTACACGAACTGCAAGATAAAGATGCTTTACTTGAATTGCTTGAAGGGATTCAAAAAATTAATTATAAAAAAGATAAACCGAAACCTGTTTTATTAAAGATATCTCCCGATTTGAATTTTACTCAAATTGACGATACTCTTGAAATAATTAAACAAACTAAACTTGACGGAATTGTTGCTGTAAATACGACAACTGCCAGAAAATCTTTGTCATATTCCGAAGATTATATTAATAAAATCGGGGATGGAGGTTTAAGCGGTAAACCTTTAAAAGACAGAGCAACGGAAATTATAAAATACATTTCAGAAAAAACCAAAGGTAAACTTCCGATAATCGGAGTAGGCGGAATTATGAATGCTGATGATGCTATTGAGAAGTTAGAAGCAGGTGCAACACTTGTACAAGTTTATACAGGATTTATTTATGAGGGGCCGAGTATTGTTAAGAGGATAAATAAAGCCGTTATGAAGATACAGTAG
- a CDS encoding NAD(P)H-dependent oxidoreductase subunit E, which translates to MDIKEIRNERTQLLNYLWDFQKDKGYINTSDIRQLSAELGISWIEIEGVISFYHFFKRKPTGKYTIYLNNSMISEIKGFHKIKDAFEKETKAVFGGTDPTGTFSLFETACIGLSDQEPAALINFKPFINLTPKKVKEIIDHLKKGGKINEIEDTPEDNIRYKNDKGEPVIFRDYKVGDTVINLIKKTPEEVISIIKESGLSGRGGAFFPTGLKWEFAKQSTSMQKYVICNADEGEPGTFKDRAIMNQLPGLVIEGMITGAYAIGASKGIIYLRAEYRFLRKKLEDTIKKFYALGLLGENILGKNFDFDLSIMQGAGAYVCGEETSLIESLEGKRGGPRTKIFFPVEKGYLDKPTIVNNVETFSAAARIIELGSDFFNGKGTEKTKGTKLLSISGDCKKPGIYEIEWGMTIKEMLELCEAKDTNFIQFSGPSGTVLTKKDFNRKISGEDLICGGSVMIFNSKVDVFDILTNFSNFFINESCGLCTPCRAGNYLIGKRLKRIRNNEATMEEIQEIKDWGKILKDSSRCGLGKTSTNFITDAIEKFPELFKKKALKHKEFDLSSALNDYYDYVKNN; encoded by the coding sequence ATGGACATAAAAGAAATAAGAAATGAAAGAACACAACTGCTGAATTATTTGTGGGATTTTCAAAAAGACAAAGGCTACATAAACACTTCTGATATCAGGCAGCTATCTGCTGAATTGGGAATTTCTTGGATTGAGATTGAAGGAGTAATATCTTTTTACCATTTTTTTAAACGAAAACCAACCGGAAAATATACTATTTATCTTAATAACAGTATGATTTCTGAAATAAAAGGTTTTCATAAAATTAAAGATGCTTTTGAGAAAGAAACAAAAGCTGTATTCGGAGGAACAGACCCTACAGGGACTTTCAGCTTATTTGAAACAGCATGTATCGGTTTGAGCGATCAAGAACCTGCTGCTTTAATTAACTTCAAACCTTTTATTAATCTTACTCCGAAAAAAGTAAAAGAAATAATTGACCACCTAAAGAAAGGCGGAAAAATTAATGAGATTGAAGACACTCCTGAAGATAATATAAGATACAAAAATGATAAAGGCGAACCCGTCATTTTCCGTGATTATAAAGTTGGTGATACCGTAATAAATTTGATCAAAAAAACGCCTGAAGAAGTTATCAGTATAATAAAAGAATCCGGACTTTCGGGTCGCGGCGGTGCATTTTTCCCTACAGGATTAAAATGGGAATTTGCAAAACAATCAACAAGCATGCAAAAATATGTGATTTGTAATGCTGATGAAGGTGAACCGGGAACATTTAAAGATCGAGCGATCATGAATCAACTGCCCGGATTAGTAATTGAAGGTATGATTACCGGTGCATATGCAATTGGTGCTTCAAAAGGTATTATATATTTAAGAGCTGAATACAGGTTTTTAAGAAAAAAACTTGAAGATACCATTAAAAAATTCTATGCCCTTGGTTTACTCGGAGAAAACATTCTCGGTAAAAATTTTGATTTTGATCTTTCAATTATGCAAGGTGCAGGAGCATATGTATGCGGAGAAGAAACATCATTAATTGAATCTTTGGAAGGAAAAAGAGGCGGACCCAGAACTAAAATCTTCTTCCCTGTTGAAAAAGGATATTTAGATAAACCTACTATTGTAAATAATGTAGAAACATTCAGTGCTGCTGCAAGGATTATTGAATTAGGCAGTGATTTCTTTAACGGCAAAGGAACAGAAAAAACAAAAGGAACAAAATTATTGTCTATATCCGGTGACTGTAAAAAACCCGGAATTTATGAAATTGAATGGGGCATGACAATTAAGGAAATGCTTGAACTTTGTGAAGCAAAAGATACAAACTTCATTCAATTCAGCGGACCTTCAGGAACAGTTTTGACAAAAAAAGATTTCAACCGAAAAATTTCCGGAGAAGACCTTATTTGCGGAGGTTCAGTAATGATCTTTAATTCAAAAGTAGATGTTTTTGATATTCTTACAAATTTCTCAAATTTCTTTATTAACGAATCCTGTGGATTATGTACTCCCTGCAGAGCCGGAAATTACTTAATAGGTAAACGTTTAAAAAGAATCAGAAATAATGAAGCTACCATGGAAGAAATTCAAGAGATCAAAGATTGGGGCAAAATTTTAAAAGATTCAAGCAGATGCGGTCTGGGAAAAACCTCTACTAATTTCATTACAGATGCAATTGAAAAATTCCCTGAATTATTCAAAAAGAAAGCTCTTAAACATAAAGAATTTGATCTTTCATCTGCATTAAACGATTATTATGATTACGTAAAAAACAATTAA
- the pyrC gene encoding dihydroorotase encodes MKILLKNCNINNKIQNLLIEKDIISYIGNNIPDADQEIDINNLIVIPGIIDPHTHIRDLKQSDKEDWTSASNAALRGGTTMVFDMPNTRPPTINLEYLNLKREKAKAAKVNYMFNIAATADNLQDVIEILETKPSDVAALKLFLAGSNSNEYVDDIEVIKKVFDISLKYDLPVIVHTELQKCVEEYSAKIKIPTVKDHNFMRNRECSVKGTELLIGLATEIGNKLYLAHTSTAEEIDIIKANKDKCNVCCETSPHHLLINEDILETAGNFGKVNPPLRTKKDNERIMKGINEGTVDTIGTDHAPHQLREKLKPYNEAPSGFPGLETSLPLLLNEVNKGSFTLEKLVELTSLNSSNIFKIKNRGKIEEGFYADLTIIDLNKPWKIEAENFNTKAKYSPYEGMTGKGDVVMTFVNGKLKYD; translated from the coding sequence ATGAAAATACTTCTAAAAAATTGTAACATAAATAATAAAATTCAAAATTTATTAATTGAAAAAGATATTATTTCTTATATAGGGAATAATATTCCTGATGCTGATCAAGAAATTGATATTAATAATTTAATTGTAATTCCGGGTATAATTGATCCTCATACACATATCAGAGATTTAAAACAATCTGATAAAGAAGATTGGACAAGTGCTTCAAATGCTGCGTTAAGAGGCGGAACTACAATGGTTTTTGATATGCCTAATACCCGGCCGCCTACAATAAATTTGGAATATCTCAATTTAAAAAGGGAAAAAGCAAAAGCGGCTAAAGTTAATTATATGTTCAATATAGCTGCAACTGCGGATAATTTGCAAGATGTTATTGAGATACTCGAAACTAAACCAAGTGATGTTGCTGCATTAAAGTTGTTTCTCGCCGGTTCAAATTCAAATGAATATGTTGATGATATTGAGGTCATTAAAAAAGTTTTTGATATCTCGTTGAAATATGATTTACCTGTAATTGTACATACAGAACTTCAAAAATGCGTAGAGGAATATTCTGCAAAAATTAAAATCCCGACTGTTAAAGATCATAACTTTATGAGGAACAGAGAATGTTCCGTAAAGGGCACAGAATTATTGATCGGATTGGCTACTGAAATCGGGAACAAATTATATTTAGCACACACGTCAACAGCTGAAGAAATTGATATTATTAAAGCAAACAAAGATAAATGTAATGTCTGTTGCGAAACATCACCGCATCATTTATTAATAAACGAAGATATACTTGAAACAGCTGGTAATTTCGGAAAAGTTAATCCTCCGTTAAGAACAAAAAAAGATAATGAACGAATTATGAAAGGGATTAATGAGGGAACGGTTGATACAATAGGTACAGATCATGCCCCGCATCAATTAAGAGAGAAATTAAAACCTTACAATGAAGCTCCTTCCGGATTTCCCGGTTTAGAAACTTCCTTGCCTTTGTTGCTTAATGAAGTTAACAAAGGTAGTTTTACGCTTGAAAAATTAGTTGAATTAACATCTTTAAACAGTTCTAATATATTTAAAATTAAAAACAGAGGCAAAATTGAAGAAGGTTTTTACGCTGATCTTACTATTATAGATTTGAATAAACCTTGGAAAATTGAGGCTGAAAATTTTAATACAAAAGCAAAATATTCTCCTTATGAAG
- a CDS encoding NAD(P)H-dependent oxidoreductase subunit E, with amino-acid sequence MIQTKTIVQELVKKHGNNRESLIPVLQGIVEKNNYITDEDIIEIANVLDVSAGEIYGTTSFYTFLDTEKRGKYVIRVCKSIIAVMKGKAEIIKTIENILNIKVGETTPDNKFSLLEANDIGWSDKEPSMLINDKVYTELTPEKTTEIIESYLRD; translated from the coding sequence ATGATTCAAACAAAAACTATTGTTCAAGAACTTGTAAAAAAGCATGGCAATAACAGAGAAAGTCTGATACCTGTTTTGCAAGGAATTGTTGAAAAAAACAATTATATTACTGATGAAGATATAATTGAAATTGCAAACGTATTAGATGTTTCAGCAGGCGAAATCTATGGTACAACCTCTTTTTATACTTTTCTTGATACTGAAAAGAGAGGGAAATATGTAATTCGTGTATGCAAATCAATTATTGCCGTGATGAAAGGTAAAGCTGAAATTATTAAAACCATTGAGAATATTTTAAATATTAAGGTAGGAGAAACCACACCTGATAATAAATTTTCCCTTTTGGAAGCTAATGATATCGGATGGAGTGATAAAGAACCTTCAATGTTGATTAATGATAAGGTTTACACAGAATTAACACCGGAAAAAACAACAGAAATAATTGAGTCTTATTTAAGAGACTGA
- a CDS encoding hydrogenase maturation protease: MKKLNHNNTFIFGIGNSARQDDGLGWAFLDEIKKSEVFKGELHYCYQLNIEDAEVISNAENVIFVDSFAGDLKENCILEECKMNGEITFTTHALNPEAVLALSNDVYNKKPNAYVLKIKGYKWELEEGLSNKGKKNLNEALELISDLI, translated from the coding sequence ATGAAAAAATTAAATCATAACAATACTTTTATATTCGGTATCGGAAACTCTGCCCGACAGGATGACGGTTTGGGCTGGGCTTTTCTTGACGAAATAAAAAAATCAGAAGTTTTCAAAGGAGAATTACATTATTGCTATCAATTAAATATTGAAGACGCTGAAGTAATATCTAATGCTGAAAATGTAATATTCGTTGATTCATTTGCAGGTGATCTTAAAGAAAATTGCATACTTGAAGAGTGCAAAATGAACGGAGAGATCACATTTACAACTCATGCATTAAATCCGGAAGCTGTTTTAGCACTCTCTAATGATGTTTATAACAAGAAGCCAAATGCATATGTATTAAAAATCAAAGGATATAAATGGGAATTGGAAGAAGGGTTAAGCAATAAAGGTAAAAAAAACCTCAATGAAGCATTAGAGTTAATATCTGATTTGATATAA